From one Streptomyces sp. NBC_01478 genomic stretch:
- a CDS encoding isocitrate lyase/PEP mutase family protein — protein MNKVELFRSLHQRRLPDDPLVLPGPWDAASARVLVEAGFTALATPSAGVAASLGYEDGATPADEMFAAVARIVRAVDVPVSADVEGGYGLAPKELVERLLEAGAVGCNLEDSNGGVLKDPRLHADWLAEVRAEAADLLFVNARVDTFLHGDGNPERAIERAALYVAAGADCVYPIAAPAGVLPLLRSGIQGPVNVFARLDGKGPSPTELGELGATRITFGPGLQRWAALALQGMAGELKR, from the coding sequence GTGAACAAGGTGGAGCTGTTCCGGAGTCTGCATCAGCGGCGGCTTCCCGATGATCCGCTGGTGCTGCCCGGGCCCTGGGACGCGGCCAGTGCGCGGGTGCTCGTGGAGGCCGGGTTCACGGCGCTCGCCACGCCCAGTGCCGGGGTCGCCGCCTCACTGGGGTACGAGGACGGGGCGACGCCGGCGGACGAGATGTTCGCGGCGGTCGCCCGGATCGTGCGGGCCGTGGACGTACCCGTGTCGGCGGACGTCGAGGGCGGGTACGGGCTCGCGCCGAAGGAGCTGGTGGAACGGCTCCTGGAGGCGGGGGCCGTGGGGTGCAACCTTGAGGACTCCAACGGGGGTGTCCTCAAGGACCCACGGCTCCACGCGGACTGGCTCGCCGAGGTGCGGGCGGAGGCGGCGGACCTGTTGTTCGTGAACGCGCGGGTCGACACCTTCCTGCACGGTGACGGGAACCCCGAACGGGCCATCGAGCGGGCCGCGTTGTACGTCGCCGCGGGGGCCGACTGCGTGTATCCGATCGCGGCTCCGGCCGGTGTGCTGCCGTTGCTGCGGTCCGGTATCCAGGGGCCGGTCAACGTGTTCGCGCGGCTGGACGGCAAGGGCCCCTCGCCCACCGAACTCGGTGAACTCGGGGCAACTCGCATCACGTTCGGGCCGGGGCTCCAGCGCTGGGCGGCACTCGCGCTCCAGGGGATGGCCGGCGAGCTGAAGCGGTGA
- a CDS encoding carboxymuconolactone decarboxylase family protein: MTTAQEAPYAPEHSPRMDWARHAPEVYKAMVRLDAAARQGLDPTLLELVKIRASQLNHCAFCLDMHTKDALAAGESVERIIQLGAWEESRHFYTEKELAAIELTEAVTVVTDGFVPDEVFERAAEQFEEAELAQLIAAITVINAWNRFGVSTRMVPGHYKAGQFK, encoded by the coding sequence ATGACCACAGCACAGGAAGCTCCGTACGCCCCCGAACACAGCCCCCGCATGGACTGGGCCCGGCACGCCCCCGAGGTCTACAAGGCGATGGTCCGCCTCGACGCGGCCGCCCGGCAAGGGCTCGACCCGACGCTGCTGGAACTGGTGAAGATCCGCGCCTCGCAGCTCAACCACTGCGCGTTCTGCCTCGACATGCACACCAAGGACGCGCTCGCGGCGGGCGAGAGTGTGGAGCGGATCATTCAGCTCGGGGCGTGGGAGGAGTCGCGGCACTTCTACACCGAGAAGGAGCTGGCGGCGATCGAGCTGACCGAGGCGGTCACCGTGGTCACGGACGGCTTCGTGCCGGACGAGGTGTTCGAGCGGGCGGCCGAGCAGTTCGAGGAGGCCGAGCTGGCGCAGTTGATCGCCGCGATCACGGTGATCAACGCGTGGAACCGGTTCGGGGTGAGCACGCGGATGGTGCCGGGTCACTACAAGGCGGGACAGTTCAAGTGA
- the pdxR gene encoding MocR-like pyridoxine biosynthesis transcription factor PdxR — protein sequence MAKSWATFGVDLHLDPTGTQTGTGTGTGAGVRRGLTDALRDAVRTGRLAPGTRLPSSRSLAADLGVARNTVADAYADLVAEGWLTARQGSGTRVAMGAPPTPLRQWGSAVVPPTDTTPPRRLSNRPTYDLVPGTPDLAAFPRAEWLKAARRAFTSAPCQALGYGDPRGRVELRTALATYLSRARGVRADPEHILISAGISNGLRLIGTALRARGAHTIAVESYGLAVHWQILAEAGLRTRPLPFDELGTNQAQLTDESAVLLTPAHQFPMGVPLHHDRRSAVVDWARRTGGLVLEDDYDGEFRYDRQPIGALQGLDPNHVVYLGTASKSLAPGLRLAWMVLPPSLMDEVTKAKGGIDTCGVLDQLTLAEFITSGAYDRHVRAARLRYRRRRDTLVDALAQHAPDVHATGIAAGFHAVLSLPPGTEQSVVQAAAWQGLALHSLSFYRHEHALPDPLDALVVGYGTPPDHAWTGAVEALCRVLP from the coding sequence ATGGCAAAATCTTGGGCCACTTTCGGGGTCGACCTGCACCTCGATCCAACCGGCACACAAACCGGCACCGGCACAGGCACAGGCGCCGGTGTCCGCCGCGGTCTCACGGACGCCCTGCGCGACGCCGTCCGCACCGGCCGCCTCGCCCCCGGCACTCGACTGCCCTCCTCCCGCTCCCTCGCCGCCGACCTGGGCGTCGCCCGCAACACCGTCGCCGACGCCTACGCCGACCTGGTCGCCGAGGGCTGGCTCACCGCCCGCCAGGGCTCCGGCACCCGCGTCGCCATGGGGGCACCTCCCACGCCCTTAAGGCAGTGGGGGAGCGCCGTCGTCCCGCCCACGGACACGACCCCGCCCCGCCGCCTCAGCAACCGCCCTACCTACGACCTGGTCCCCGGCACCCCCGACCTCGCCGCCTTCCCCCGCGCCGAGTGGCTCAAGGCCGCCCGCCGCGCCTTCACCTCCGCCCCGTGCCAGGCCCTCGGCTACGGCGACCCACGCGGCCGCGTCGAACTCCGCACCGCCCTCGCCACCTACCTCTCCCGCGCCCGAGGCGTCCGCGCCGACCCCGAACACATCCTGATCAGCGCGGGCATCTCCAACGGCCTGAGACTGATCGGCACGGCACTCCGGGCCCGCGGCGCCCACACGATCGCGGTGGAGTCCTACGGCCTCGCCGTGCACTGGCAGATCCTGGCCGAGGCCGGCCTGCGCACCCGCCCGCTCCCCTTCGACGAACTGGGCACGAACCAGGCCCAGTTGACGGACGAGTCGGCGGTCCTGCTCACCCCCGCCCACCAGTTCCCCATGGGCGTCCCCCTGCACCACGACCGCCGCTCCGCCGTGGTCGACTGGGCCCGGCGCACCGGAGGCCTGGTCCTCGAGGACGACTACGACGGCGAGTTCCGCTACGACCGCCAGCCGATCGGCGCCCTCCAGGGCCTAGACCCCAACCACGTCGTCTACCTCGGCACCGCCAGCAAGTCCCTCGCCCCCGGCCTCCGCCTGGCCTGGATGGTCCTGCCCCCCTCACTGATGGACGAGGTCACGAAGGCGAAGGGCGGCATCGACACCTGCGGCGTCCTGGACCAACTGACCCTCGCCGAGTTCATCACCTCCGGCGCCTACGACCGCCACGTCCGAGCCGCCCGCCTGCGTTACCGCCGCCGCCGGGACACCCTGGTCGACGCCCTCGCCCAGCACGCCCCCGACGTCCACGCCACCGGCATCGCGGCCGGCTTCCACGCCGTCCTCAGCCTCCCACCCGGCACCGAACAGTCCGTGGTCCAAGCCGCCGCCTGGCAGGGCCTGGCCCTCCACTCCCTCTCCTTCTACCGCCACGAACACGCCCTGCCCGACCCTTTGGACGCCCTGGTAGTGGGTTACGGCACACCGCCGGACCACGCGTGGACGGGGGCGGTGGAGGCACTGTGCCGGGTGCTGCCGTGA